The following proteins are encoded in a genomic region of Coregonus clupeaformis isolate EN_2021a chromosome 14, ASM2061545v1, whole genome shotgun sequence:
- the si:ch211-122l24.6 gene encoding uncharacterized protein si:ch211-122l24.6 isoform X2: MGMSLSYPLVKEPESYVDPDFNEEYSYDWNTSVLDLKNKFPHWTADDLLNMRWQFEIFDTNKDRLLDFSEFCASLNMVNDASTMEARKEMFNTADKDNYKSINFEEYLQLMYDLKQGTPVPKPLESEDDKDTATGDIICEVARMDTFQQMCYGVF, translated from the exons ATGGGGATGTCATTGTCATATCCACTGGTGAAAGAGCCAGAAAGTTATGTTGATCCTGATTTCAATGAAG AGTATAGCTATGACTGGAACACCAGTGTGTTGGATCTGAAGAACAAGTTTCCCCACTGGACAGCTGATGACCTGCTCAACATGAGATGGCAGTTTGAGATTTTTGACACCAACAAAGACCGCCTGCTGGACTTCAGCGAGTT TTGCGCTTCTCTGAACATGGTCAATGATGCATCAACTATGGAGGCCAGAAAAGAGATGTTTAATACGGCAGACAAGGACAACTACAAGTCCATCAACTTTGAGGAGTACCTCCAG CTGATGTATGACCTTAAGCAGGGCACCCCGGTCCCCAAGCCTCTCGAGAGCGAGGACGACAAGGACACGGCCACCGGTGACATCATCTGTGAGGTGGCACGCATGGACACCTTCCAGCAGATGTGCTACGGCGTCTTCTAA
- the si:ch211-122l24.6 gene encoding calcium-binding protein J isoform X1 produces the protein MGMSLSYPLVKEPESYVDPDFNEDSDEMNFAMEMHEINLRYTYDMIQQRIRSIKETAKFDKYSYDWNTSVLDLKNKFPHWTADDLLNMRWQFEIFDTNKDRLLDFSEFCASLNMVNDASTMEARKEMFNTADKDNYKSINFEEYLQLMYDLKQGTPVPKPLESEDDKDTATGDIICEVARMDTFQQMCYGVF, from the exons ATGGGGATGTCATTGTCATATCCACTGGTGAAAGAGCCAGAAAGTTATGTTGATCCTGATTTCAATGAAG ACTCTGACGAGATGAATTTTGCAATGGAAATGCATGAGATTAATCTGCGCTACACATATGACATGATCCAGCAGAGGATCCGCTCTATCAAAGAGACCGCCAAATTTGACA AGTATAGCTATGACTGGAACACCAGTGTGTTGGATCTGAAGAACAAGTTTCCCCACTGGACAGCTGATGACCTGCTCAACATGAGATGGCAGTTTGAGATTTTTGACACCAACAAAGACCGCCTGCTGGACTTCAGCGAGTT TTGCGCTTCTCTGAACATGGTCAATGATGCATCAACTATGGAGGCCAGAAAAGAGATGTTTAATACGGCAGACAAGGACAACTACAAGTCCATCAACTTTGAGGAGTACCTCCAG CTGATGTATGACCTTAAGCAGGGCACCCCGGTCCCCAAGCCTCTCGAGAGCGAGGACGACAAGGACACGGCCACCGGTGACATCATCTGTGAGGTGGCACGCATGGACACCTTCCAGCAGATGTGCTACGGCGTCTTCTAA